From the Musa acuminata AAA Group cultivar baxijiao chromosome BXJ3-1, Cavendish_Baxijiao_AAA, whole genome shotgun sequence genome, the window CTTGCTGAGAAAGCTACCAATGGTACCTCCTCTCAGTTGTGTGATATTATTAGGAAGGATGATTTTCTTTCAGTTGATTTAATTTCTGCCCCCCTTGAGGCTAACAAAAGTAAGGAAGTCACATGTGGTGCTGAAAATGACAATGGATGTGGTGTAACAGATAAATCAATAACCAGTTTGGATGAGGATGATCTGTGTCATAAAATTTCTGTTGCAGACAATATCAATCAAAACTTGGATGTGGATATCACAGAAAATTTTTTTTGTGCAAATGGCACTTGTGACATTCATGAAAATACAGATGGCGGTCAGTCTTTGATGCCGAGGACAACTGATGGTAGTTCAGGAGGAGACTTAAAACAGACATCTGAAGCGACCACATCTGTGCCAGATAACAGGTCTTTAAAAGAAGAGCTAACTAATGCCGATGACCCCACTAATCCTAATGATGCATCTAGGTTTCAATTAAACTTCAGCAACTCAGTTGTTCAGTTGAAAGATGATGGATGTGACAGCAGAACTGAGGCTCAAATTGAAGTTTTGCCTGTTACCAACTCTGTACCTGTGAAACTGAATGGTGAAATCAGTTGTGAGCcagaaaagaaaatcgataataatTTAGCTGATTCAAATTGCATCAAAACAAGCTTATTGTTGTCCTCAACTTCTGGCTCTCAAGAAGCTGTCCTGATAAAAAGGAGTTCTACATCTACCTCTGAGATTCAGACTTCCACTGCAGGTCACAAAAAGGCACATGAAGATGCTATATTGAAAGAGGCCAGATTAATAGAGGTTCGTATCTAGTCATTTGTATGGAATATGTAAGATACATGAGATATTCTAACTAGAAAACTCCTATACATTTTATTTCTCAGGCACGGTTCAAAAGTGCTGGGGAGCTGTCTTCTGATAGTAAATATTTCGAGAAGCAACAAAAATGTCACTGGGATTTTGTGCTTGAGGAAATGACATGGATGGCAAATGATTTCATGCAGGTTTGATACAAACTCTCCATACAGTGTTTTattgtgttttctttcttttattctatAGATGCAAATATACAACAAAAGGCACATGTTTAGATGTTTTGAGCAGTGCATTTTATTGAGTTCATTCTTACACTATTACCTAAACTTTTGGTTTTAAGGATTCTTGAAATCATTGTATATAAACAGGAGAGATTGTGGAAGACTGCAGCTGCTTCACAAGTTTCTCGATTGATTGCTTCTTGTGGTCGAGGAAAATTTGACCAGCTAAACATATTGCGCGTGCAAAGAAACGTGGCTAGAAGTCTAGCCAAGGCAGTTATGCACTTCTGGCATGCAGCTGAGGCTCTCCGTATGGGCGACACTACACCTAATGCAATCCATCATGAATGCAAATTATATAGGCTCAGTTCATCAAATTTCATGGTGGCTGAAATGGAGAGAGACCAGGTTGGAGATTTGGTACTAGACGTTGTTATGTAGGTCATTTCATGGTTATGCAAATGGATTGTGATAAAGCTATTTTTCTGAATatgtttctcttttcttttattcAATCCTGCAATCTTTCTTTTTTGAATTTCTTTTTTGGGTgttttttatgaatttatttgACTAGACATGAAATGCTTCATGCTTCTACTTCTAACATCATGTCATCATCATGTTACAGAAGCTAGTTCGAGTCATTATCACTTTTAGTCAAGTTATACTTCGTAACTTGGTTTCATCCTTTATAATGTTCCTTGCATGTATTTCTTTGTAAGTTTGGATTCCACAAATATTCTCACATATTGGATAACTATGCTGTCATAAAACTGATTCACTTCTTTGTGTTCCATAAGAATCTGATCACATCAATATTTTTGCAAACTCCTAATGCTGCCAATCATTGTCACCTGCTTGAATTTTATTAGATACAATTTTTCGTaccatttgttttttttttttggtattattGAAGTATCATGGGAGAGAAATATTTTAGttgatttttctttaattttaacAGCTAAAGCTTGAGGTGTTTTTAGGTGTATGCTTTATTACTTATGCTGGGACATACTGATGGTATTTATGAGCCAACCAAGTCTTGGTATCAGTACATATGGTTTCCCTCCACCCTATACACCATTTGTTGTTACTATATCTTCAGTAATATCGAGCAACAGAAGTCTGTATACCGTCCAGTATATTGGAATCATGCTGGTCTGATGGGCTATTGAAGATGGAATCAGACTGGTGTTTGAATCCATGGTGTGAATAACAACACCGATTCTAATAATTTGAACTTTCTAGTGCTATTGAGTCTATGAAAAGTATGCTATAATGGTTAGTCTGTTTTTCCTTATGCTGATGTTCTTTTCCAAGCCCTAAGGGAATTTTAGACCATTTGTATTGAAAAAAAAATCTGTCATTAATCTATAGATGCCTGTGAAGTAATCACcttttgaaattttaaatttcTTAAATGTAAGGGTGGCGGTAGTGCATTCCTTGTAGTGCAAGGTTTAGAAGAGTCTATGTACATAGCCTTATCTGTACAAAAAAAAGACTATTTTCGTAACTTGAACTGTGGTTAACCAGGTGGTCCAGGTCGTAAAGGAGCAGCCTATCTGTGATGCAAACAAAAAATTTCTCTCACACATTTAAGCAACCTTACTGTGATGTCATTGCCCATAGCAGAACCAAGACTGTCACTGACAAAAGTGGTTACTATACTGACAAGGATATCAGATAATCTAGGATGTGGATGTGGACCACTAGTAGCTAAAAAGGAGGAAAATACTGTGAAGTGTTTTCTTTTAGTTGTTGGCGAGTCGACATAGTTTCTTGAACCTGATACTGTTACATTCTTTTTTTAAGTATATATACCTGGTGTGTATGGCCCAATGTTAGTCATATTGAAGAATTTCATTGCATATTTATGGACCTTAACATTTCATGTGATTATTCTTTGCTGGTGTCTAATATGGTATTTTTCTTTTTCGAACAGGACCGTCATACTGTCTTGGACTATGCAGTTAGGATGCTGAAATATAATGGCAGCATATCAAGTCATTCTGCCTTGGCTGAAGCACCAACTACTCCTGATAGACAAAATGATGTGGGCATTTTGGAAATAACTTGGGAAGATCAACTTTCTGAAGTAAGGACTAGAGTCTTTCGTATCATGTATAacgattttattttcttttgacatTTTTCTGTTGGATCAAGGAACTGTTCTTAGCTGAAAGTCTTCTTACATCTGCTTTGTGTTTGTGGTACCCCTTGGTTGGAGTAGCAGTATAAGTTTTCCAAATGATTTGCCTTTAACATGCAAGTTGTACCCTCTGACACGTGATGTGGATCTCACACTGGTTTGTATTTTCTGCAGGAAAGTCTTTTCTATACAGTACCTTCTGGTGCGATGCAGGCATACAGAAAATCTATGGAGTCCCAGTGGATGCATTACAAGGTAAACATTAGTTTTTTCTTTTGTCTGTCATCATTTATTTCATATAACACTATAACAATAAAATTATATCGTCTATCAGATTTAACTATGAATGTCAAAAAAATGTTTGACATATTACAATTAACCTGGCTTGGGAATATTAATTCAGACCCCAAAGGAATTTAGACTATGGTATTGATTAAAAAGCTTCTGGTTATTTTGGGGTTGTTCTTCTATGAGAAAAGGGACATTGACATAATATTATGGACATTTCTATCACCTTTACCCTGTCACAATTATTCTAATATCAAGTGATAAAATTATGTGCTTCTTTAAAAATTTCAATGAGTAATATTGAATTTTATCTTCTTAAAGTTGAAATGTGTCAGTTGGGACATTGCTGATTTCAATGAGCGGAAGAAGGGGATTACTGATTTCCAATCAGGCTACTTTGGTCCTGAATCTTTGTTACCATGTTTAGTTTGTTTCCATCATTTTTAAGGAAATACCGTTTGGACTGGTATGTACTGATTTAAGGAAAAAATGTGTATTGCCTTTTTTACAGTTTCAAATCTAATTATTGTGAGACACTGGAAATATTATAAAAAGACATTATCTAGTTGGTAAAATGTGATAATTGGTCAGACTTTTGCTGTTCAATTTTTTTTGCCTTATGTTCTTTTGTGGACATTTGTTGTACAATCCCAGAGTTTCCAAATGAATGATAAATGATTTTCATAATGGGTGAAACATGAAAGACATTTGCATGTCTGTCCTGTATATCCTCTTAAAGTGACTTCTGTATGTAGCAAAGACTCAGCTGGCTGGGTCTTCtagcaatattatttaatttcaatgtTAAAGCATAATACCCAATTAACcccaaattatatgtttaattgaTTTTTTTCCAGAAATATGGTACTGTGCATCAAGATGATTGTGAGACTTCTATGTGCAATTCTGTGGCAGGTAACTGTCCTCACTGTCAAGTATTTCAATTTGATATTAACATGCGGGACTTATTACAGTAGATATGTTAAATATAGGTGGACCTCAGGAAAATGTATATGAAGAGGATGAAGGTGAAACAGGCACCTATCTTCTGCCTGGAATGTTTGAAGCAGGTTCATCATCAAAACTTTCCCAGAAGAAGAGAAAACACATGCAACAAAAATCCATTGCCACAAGGCTTAATGAAGGTGGTGGTGACTTTTCTTATGAACCTTACTTGGAAAGCAAATCAGGAAATCAACCTTTTATATTAAATGGGAAAAGAACTTCAAGTACCTTTAGTGTTGGTTCATTTCCAACAAAACGTGTAAGAACAGCTACAAGGCAGCGGGGTGTCAGTCCTTATCCTTCTGGAGTTGTTGGGCCTCTACGAGCAATTAGTAAAACAGATGCTTCAAGTGAAGACACAAGTTCTTTCCTAGATGACCAGAGTTCATTGCATGGTGGATCTATGTCCAGGAAAAATTTGGGTGTTGAGACTACAGTAGACTTTGAGAGGCAATTGCCATATGATGGTAATGAAATATCCTCAAAatctaaaaagaagaagaagaagcctaaGCATTTAGGATATAAGAATTCACTAAACTTGGCTGAACCTGGTCTTTTAGTTGTTCCTGGAAAGGTAAGGACCTTTGTGCCTGAGCACTTTTTTTGCACATTTCTTGTTAGTTAAGTAATATTTTGTAATATAGCAGGGTTCAATCCAGGGGTCATCGTATGAGCAAAGGTTGCAAGCTGAACCCATGATTCAGCATGAGCAGGtgatttgtgtttgtaatatgttttttctttttcctttttactttAATCAGTTCGCACGGCATTTTGGTTGTGGCCTTTTTAAAGAGAGGGAGCATCACATAACATCCACGTAGATCTTGTCTTCTAGAGTATGTCCTCTTCATGGTCCTTATTTATGTGGTCATTATTTCTGATTTTTCATTGTCTATTTCTTCTCTGTTTTACTTTTCAATTTCGGATAGTTTATTTTTTTAGAACGAATGCTATATTAAGTCCTCCAATGTGTTTAGTGAGTCCTCAAACCATTATCATGCCTCTCATTTTCCATCAAGTCATTGCATGATTATTTTGCATTGCAGTAATTTTATATGCTTAACTATGTATTTCAGAAGGAACATGTTAAAAAGAGAATGGAGTCTCAAAATTTTGATACAAATGGAGGTGGTGGTAATTTCTTTTGACTTCTTTATCATTATGAATTAGATCTTTTAAATAATTTTCATTATTTGACATGGATATTTCCTAAAGGATCTTTGTTACGTGGTTATAGTTTATGCACAACATGCTGCTAAGAAGACCAAAATTTTGAAGCAAATGCCAGAGGCTTCCCCTGATGCACTTACTCCAGTGACTGGGTTGTTGCCTTCACCAGTTGCTTCCCAGATGAGTAATATGTCCAATTCGAATAAGCTTATCAAAATCATTGCCACTCGGGATCGTGCACGAAAAAAGGGATTGAAGGTATATCTTTTGCTTTATGagtttttgttttgatttttttggTGGCTGCAATTCTTGGATTATAATGTAGTTTTATCTTTCAAGATATACTCAGATTCATATATGCTATCCTTTATTTTGGAATTTATTGTCAGTCTGCACCTTTTGTGCTTAGGTAAAATTAGTTCTAGCTGTGTCTTTTGACTTGCATTCTTAGTGgagaaaatagaagaaaaatgtTTTTGTCCTCATCATTAAAGAAATATGACATGAAATGAGTTGGTTTTCCATATTTAGCTTGACACTTTTATTAGTTTTGGTTCCTGAAAAGTCTTGTTCCATGAGATAGATGACTGCTGGGCAATCTGGATCGGGAGGTCCATGGACAAATTTTGAGGATCAGGTTGTTGTTCTATCCTGTCATTTGCACCATTGTTTCTGTTATAACAAAAATGCTCTTTGAATATCATATTATGTTGATAACAGGCACTTGTTGTCCTTGTTCATGATATGGGTCCAAACTGGGAGCTAGTTAGTGATGCAATCAACAATACCCTCCAGTTCAAGGTGAAGTTCTGATGTTAAATTTATACTCAAGCTACCATATTTGCAAGGACCTATATCATTTTGCTATAGTAATTCTTTTCTTGTGTGTTTGGTTTCACTTTTAATTCTAGCTTTATGTCTGATTTCTTACATGATCACCTTTATTTGAATGCTTACATATTTTCTTCCTTCTTCAtagtattattataaaatatgcatCTATTCTTGCAAATTTAGTTTATCTTGTAATGGCAATCTTCCTAAACACATTCTCACACATTTTCTTGAATCAGTTCATTTAAATACTACTTTTTTTGGAAAATCAAATTCTTTGCCCCCTTGTTCTGAGGATTTATGATATGTATGCATCCATGTACTAGTGTATCTTCCGCAAACCCAAAGAATGCAAAGAGCGACACAAATTTTTGATGGACAAAAGTGCTGGTGATGGGGCTGACAGTGCAGAAGACTCTGGTTCATCTCAGCCATATCCATCCAGTCTACCTGGAATTCCAAAGGCAAGGCCTCTGATGGTGCTCCTTCTGAGACATGCACTAGTTCTTTTCCAGTTAATTGTTTGCTGAAAGCACAAAATTCTGCTTATGCTGTTGATGGTCGGTGTCAAGCATTTCTAATGTTATGCATCTTTTACGTTGCAACATCAGGGAAGTGCACGACAGTTGTTTCAGCGTCTTCAGGGACCAATGGAAGAGGATATTCTGAAGACACATTTTGAGAAAATCATTTTGCTTGGACAAAATCTGTCTGCCTGTAGGCATCAGGTCTTTATCCTGGTTAATCTTATCAGTGTCTTTCTATGGTCATGGTAAAATTATATCTCAATTGTCTAGTTTGAACTTGGTATTGCCTAAAAGACTGGATATGTCTATATTCTTGAAGTTGTTACAATTTGGATTAAGAAACATCATGTGGTGTGCCTGAGTTGTAGTTTAAAACTAAATCTATCTTGTTTTATCTAAATTGTCAGTTGGTTTCCTTTAGTTGTATTTTTTGccacttctctttttttttgggtGCAAAGAATAAGGCATCAATTGTCTCTGCTGAATATGTTTTTGTTTTCGGTTTATTTTGTCATTTTCTGTCTAGATTACTTTATTACTTTACAAAAACATGCTATCATACTTCCTCATTTTTCGAAGACACATTTTGATAAAATCATTTTGCTTTGACAGAAGCTGTCTTCCTGTAGACATTGTGTCTTTATCCTGGTTAATCTTATAGTAATGCCTTTATGGTCATGGCAAAATTAGATTTCAATTGTCTAGTTTCAGCTTGGTATTGCCTAAAAGACTGGAAACATCTTTGTATTCTTTAAGTTGTTATAACTTGGATTAAGAAACATCATGCGATGTGCCTGAGATACTTGTAGTTTAAAACTAAATCTATCTtgttttatctaaattattagTTAGTTTTCTTTAGTTGTAGTTTGTGCCAATTCTAATGTTTTGGGTTCAGAGAATATGGTATCAATTGACTCTGCAGAATACGTTTTTGGTTCCTTTTATTTCATGTCATTTTCTATTTAAATTACTTCTTTCTTTACTAAAGCATGCTATCATAGTTCCTCATTTTTATGACTTTGTATTTCATGAAGATTGATAATCAGGAAGGGAAACAAATGACTCCAATTCATAGTTCCCATGTAGTTGCTCTTTCACTTGTATGCCCAAACAACTTGAGTGGAGGTATTCTAACGTAAGTTGTATCAAATTGTTTATGTGCTTTATGCTTGTTATTCTTACCTatttgtttttcatttttttccacCTGTTAATGTTTTTGCTGGCTTAATCACTTGAGATTTCTTTTGGTGTTTGCACAgaccacttgatttttgtgaatcGGTTTCTTCAAGCACAGATGTTTTTCCTATGGCATATCAGGGTACTCATACTGGTAGCTTACCAGTCCCAAGTCATCAAGGTTCTATGACTTCTATCCTTTCTACGTCAAGTGTTAGCACCATGTTACAAGGATCTCCTGGTATGGTCCTCAGTAGCAGCTTACCTTCAACCTCTGCTCCATTGAATCCCTCTTCTAGGTATTCAGAATCAGAGTATCCAATCTTTTTCTCATTTTGGTTGACCTCTGAAAATAGTTTTCTACTGTTTATATCCAAACTTTCTTCTGTCATGGTACTTTtagtgattatataaataaaatatgttgCCTTAGGGATTCCCAGAGGTACGGTGTGCCAAGACCATCTAGCTTACCTGTTGATGATCCACAAAGAATGCAGCAGTATAGCCAAATGCTTTCTGGAAGAACCCTTCAGCAATCTAGTATGTCATTACCTGGAGCTTTGCCAATGGGAGTTGATCGTGGTGTTCGAATGTTGCCTGTAGCTAGTAGTATGGGGATGATGTCTGGGGTGAACAGAGGAATGCCCATGACAAGGCCAGCATTTCAAGGATTAAGTTCCCCAGGCATGTTGAACATAGTTTCCACTGGAAATATTCTTTCGAGTGGTGGAAATGGGGTGCCAAATTCTGTGAATGTGCATCCAGGTTCTGTATCTAGCCCAGGAAACTCAATGATGCGGCCACGGGATCCTCTGCAGATGCTTCGGGTGAGTTTTGCAATTGCTTGCACCAATTTATGTCGCTTAACATTTGTTCCAtgatttattttctgcatatgttatcattattttttataagaacCATTTTGTGTTAGTCAACTATTTTTAGAATAGTAACTGCAATCTCGATGATTTGAGTCATGACTTGCACTTCACTGACAATAGGGACACATTAAAGACCATGCTAAGGCAATTCTAAAACCATGTAGCATCACTTGTTTTGCAGAGTTTATGAATTAGCCATCTGAATGGTTTTTCACGAATCAGCCCACAGAGGGACAATGTGTATGTCCATGTTCAGTCCATATCAGGACCTAAAATAGTTTGAGAGATAAAATGAATTACATTGATTAGAAAGAAAACAAATAACATCTTATAAAGCACTGCATAAGTGTCTAGTAGACAAGTGATGTTATTATGTGACTCTGGAAGCTTGCATTTCACCAGATTAAGGGTAATCTTCTACAAGTGATGTTGAGCTTGCATTTCATGAGAAGATATGAACTTGCAACAGATCTCATATCACTCTGTTGGTTTAGAATGACCTTGGTAGTTCCTTCTCTTCCCCTTTGATGGGTGAACATAGCCTTTCCTTTAGCTAGTATTTGCCTGTAGGAATGAGTTACTTGGCCATTATATTATTGTATTCGTTCATCAGATCTTACATTTGATATGAGCATTTACCTACTAGCCTCTTCGTAAGGATTGAGGTACCATTGACATATTGCTGGATGTATTGGTTACCCTCCTGTTCATGCCTGTTTCTGGCATTTGCTTGTTGCTATAGGCACAGTATTAGCTACAAAAAATGAGAGATGTTGAAGTAGTCTTCAAACGTATCAGATGAACCCTATGAGTTCTGCACATACTGACCTTTCTGTGAGGGTCAGTGCTGGACCCGGTGGTATTTATGCCAAGACCTGCCACTGATACTGTCTGTTACATATCTGTGATTGGCTCATCCATGGATTTCTACCACATGGAAATTTTGTGACAGTGTAGTATGTGCCACAATAAGTCCTGCAGTACAATGAACATGTTAACCCCTGCCTCTATGTTTTTATATTGATGTTGGCATCAAATTTAACTCCGAAATGTAGATGGGCTGCAAATTTTGCAACTAAAACTAGGGTTCTGAGGGAGGGAAGATATTTTTGGTCTATCATATTGACATTTTATAAATATAGTCCATTTATAGATGAAGGAATGTTTATATTAGTAGAATACTTGAATGCTCCTCCTAATATGTTGGAATAAGTAGATAGACTTATCTCTGTACTTTAACATTAGGAAATAATTTGAGGATAGACTTCCATATATGGACTTGGTGCGCTATTATTACATTAAGGATTTTGAGCTGTGTGGCAAGACTTGTATCATATAGTTATTAGGCTAATGACTTTCTTGGATCATCACAAGTAGTATCAAATCACTTTCAGCAGGCCTTTTTGTGTGAGCTGACATGTGGCAATGGAATTTCCTTGGTTTAGTCCCACATTGCAAACCATGAATTATGGGCATTACATAGTAGTGCTTTGGTGAG encodes:
- the LOC135585712 gene encoding chromatin modification-related protein EAF1 B-like isoform X3; translation: MHGLSPGLSLPVNAEIKPMGGVVDCGLGVDSKTSPRRAAIEKAQADLQQEFGIREERKKELEFLEKGGNPLDFKFIHAASISVQSTSLTDQVAEPYVTSEAKGSFTLAASPHGESVESSGRPGGSVGREPNIGDNLLLLNRENNKLHGEKNAKHRSKRGSISHLEQSSHVDGCHNAKDTEDSVIFRLGAKSQAYARRNRSRTGRDCTNLGLTDSGSRHGNRASITSSYTPSPRGTKGSLLELQAQNHAASSISNPKAANPDGAVVPEALAPDDQVDMQLDMMQHNDTCPDTVMDGSPQGVEEVKITENLQGSDSYNQHSSLAEKATNGTSSQLCDIIRKDDFLSVDLISAPLEANKSKEVTCGAENDNGCGVTDKSITSLDEDDLCHKISVADNINQNLDVDITENFFCANGTCDIHENTDGGQSLMPRTTDGSSGGDLKQTSEATTSVPDNRSLKEELTNADDPTNPNDASRFQLNFSNSVVQLKDDGCDSRTEAQIEVLPVTNSVPVKLNGEISCEPEKKIDNNLADSNCIKTSLLLSSTSGSQEAVLIKRSSTSTSEIQTSTAGHKKAHEDAILKEARLIEARFKSAGELSSDSKYFEKQQKCHWDFVLEEMTWMANDFMQERLWKTAAASQVSRLIASCGRGKFDQLNILRVQRNVARSLAKAVMHFWHAAEALRMGDTTPNAIHHECKLYRLSSSNFMVAEMERDQVGDLDRHTVLDYAVRMLKYNGSISSHSALAEAPTTPDRQNDVGILEITWEDQLSEESLFYTVPSGAMQAYRKSMESQWMHYKKYGTVHQDDCETSMCNSVAGGPQENVYEEDEGETGTYLLPGMFEAGSSSKLSQKKRKHMQQKSIATRLNEGGGDFSYEPYLESKSGNQPFILNGKRTSSTFSVGSFPTKRVRTATRQRGVSPYPSGVVGPLRAISKTDASSEDTSSFLDDQSSLHGGSMSRKNLGVETTVDFERQLPYDGNEISSKSKKKKKKPKHLGYKNSLNLAEPGLLVVPGKQGSIQGSSYEQRLQAEPMIQHEQKEHVKKRMESQNFDTNGVYAQHAAKKTKILKQMPEASPDALTPVTGLLPSPVASQMSNMSNSNKLIKIIATRDRARKKGLKMTAGQSGSGGPWTNFEDQALVVLVHDMGPNWELVSDAINNTLQFKCIFRKPKECKERHKFLMDKSAGDGADSAEDSGSSQPYPSSLPGIPKGSARQLFQRLQGPMEEDILKTHFEKIILLGQNLSACRHQIDNQEGKQMTPIHSSHVVALSLVCPNNLSGGILTPLDFCESVSSSTDVFPMAYQGTHTGSLPVPSHQGSMTSILSTSSVSTMLQGSPGMVLSSSLPSTSAPLNPSSRDSQRYGVPRPSSLPVDDPQRMQQYSQMLSGRTLQQSSMSLPGALPMGVDRGVRMLPVASSMGMMSGVNRGMPMTRPAFQGLSSPGMLNIVSTGNILSSGGNGVPNSVNVHPGSVSSPGNSMMRPRDPLQMLRPGQNPEEHKQMMMQEIQMQASQANGQSVPPFNGLGASFSNAVIPAPIQTFPVQQHQQSHQMLQQAHMLGNPHHHHIQGTNHSSPQQQAYAIRVAKERQLQQRLMPHQQHHISGQNAVSPIQNNSQIQPQSQPCSPVTPVSSSQGQQKQQSISRNPPPGMSNQIMKQRQRQQVQHHQPRQQQQQQQQQQQQQRQQSQQQVKLMKGLGRGNVLIHHNLSADTPQISGFSTTSKNQVSDKHMMQQGQGFFPGNPGLNPALHQPGSQTNIYPHPLPQSTKQISPISDTCNQGSAQSSPSHNMLTSQQAPIPSSVSLPKQHQQPQQRYMNQSQQSTQRIMLQQNRQMNSDGRAQSSTDQGPVNKTVPSASITQGSDSGTSAPAVSSPTLWNPEPIYDTDAPPPTAQMVRSAQENVVGSEALVPSSSQSLVPHQLPGGVPLHGQDVGGQWQQQQQQQQQPQHQQEQQHSQHENQQTVQSNLYTQPSELGPG
- the LOC135585712 gene encoding chromatin modification-related protein EAF1 B-like isoform X4; this encodes MHGLSPGLSLPVNAEIKPMGGVVDCGLGVDSKTSPRRAAIEKAQADLQQEFGIREERKKELEFLEKGGNPLDFKFIHAASISVQSTSLTDQVAEPYVTSEAKGSFTLAASPHGESVESSGRPGGSVGREPNIGDNLLLLNRENNKLHGEKNAKHRSKRGSISHLEQSSHVDGCHNAKDTEDSVIFRLGAKSQAYARRNRSRTGRDCTNLGLTDSGSRHGNRASITSSYTPSPRGTKGSLLELQAQNHAASSISNPKAANPDGAVVPEALAPDDQVDMQLDMMQHNDTCPDTVMDGSPQGVEEVKITENLQGSDSYNQHSSLAEKATNGTSSQLCDIIRKDDFLSVDLISAPLEANKSKEVTCGAENDNGCGVTDKSITSLDEDDLCHKISVADNINQNLDVDITENFFCANGTCDIHENTDGGQSLMPRTTDGSSGGDLKQTSEATTSVPDNRSLKEELTNADDPTNPNDASRFQLNFSNSVVQLKDDGCDSRTEAQIEVLPVTNSVPVKLNGEISCEPEKKIDNNLADSNCIKTSLLLSSTSGSQEAVLIKRSSTSTSEIQTSTAGHKKAHEDAILKEARLIEARFKSAGELSSDSKYFEKQQKCHWDFVLEEMTWMANDFMQERLWKTAAASQVSRLIASCGRGKFDQLNILRVQRNVARSLAKAVMHFWHAAEALRMGDTTPNAIHHECKLYRLSSSNFMVAEMERDQVGDLDRHTVLDYAVRMLKYNGSISSHSALAEAPTTPDRQNDVGILEITWEDQLSEESLFYTVPSGAMQAYRKSMESQWMHYKKYGTVHQDDCETSMCNSVAGGPQENVYEEDEGETGTYLLPGMFEAGSSSKLSQKKRKHMQQKSIATRLNEGGGDFSYEPYLESKSGNQPFILNGKRTSSTFSVGSFPTKRVRTATRQRGVSPYPSGVVGPLRAISKTDASSEDTSSFLDDQSSLHGGSMSRKNLGVETTVDFERQLPYDGNEISSKSKKKKKKPKHLGYKNSLNLAEPGLLVVPGKGSIQGSSYEQRLQAEPMIQHEQKEHVKKRMESQNFDTNGVYAQHAAKKTKILKQMPEASPDALTPVTGLLPSPVASQMSNMSNSNKLIKIIATRDRARKKGLKMTAGQSGSGGPWTNFEDQALVVLVHDMGPNWELVSDAINNTLQFKCIFRKPKECKERHKFLMDKSAGDGADSAEDSGSSQPYPSSLPGIPKGSARQLFQRLQGPMEEDILKTHFEKIILLGQNLSACRHQIDNQEGKQMTPIHSSHVVALSLVCPNNLSGGILTPLDFCESVSSSTDVFPMAYQGTHTGSLPVPSHQGSMTSILSTSSVSTMLQGSPGMVLSSSLPSTSAPLNPSSRDSQRYGVPRPSSLPVDDPQRMQQYSQMLSGRTLQQSSMSLPGALPMGVDRGVRMLPVASSMGMMSGVNRGMPMTRPAFQGLSSPGMLNIVSTGNILSSGGNGVPNSVNVHPGSVSSPGNSMMRPRDPLQMLRPGQNPEEHKQMMMQEIQMQASQANGQSVPPFNGLGASFSNAVIPAPIQTFPVQQHQQSHQMLQQAHMLGNPHHHHIQGTNHSSPQQQAYAIRVAKERQLQQRLMPHQQHHISGQNAVSPIQNNSQIQPQSQPCSPVTPVSSSQGQQKQQSISRNPPPGMSNQIMKQRQRQQVQHHQPRQQQQQQQQQQQQQRQQSQQQVKLMKGLGRGNVLIHHNLSADTPQISGFSTTSKNQVSDKHMMQQGQGFFPGNPGLNPALHQPGSQTNIYPHPLPQSTKQISPISDTCNQGSAQSSPSHNMLTSQQAPIPSSVSLPKQHQQPQQRYMNQSQQSTQRIMLQQNRQMNSDGRAQSSTDQGPVNKTVPSASITQGSDSGTSAPAVSSPTLWNPEPIYDTDAPPPTAQMVRSAQENVVGSEALVPSSSQSLVPHQLPGGVPLHGQDVGGQWQQQQQQQQQPQHQQEQQHSQHENQQTVQSNLYTQPSELGPG